The sequence below is a genomic window from Silene latifolia isolate original U9 population chromosome 7, ASM4854445v1, whole genome shotgun sequence.
CAAATCCATTGCCGCATCTAGTAAAGAGAATGGAAAAGCCCTCAATTTGAATTGGTCTTCCGTGACACCATTTGGTATAGCACTCTCACACATCATGTGGAACTCGGAGAGATGACGGTTGAGGTCATCCCCCGCATGCCCATGAAACTTGGGTAGATTGTGGATAAAGTAACCCTTCAACTCAAAATTTGTATTAGCCCCCATGGGTGGGTAGGCAATGCATAGGGGTTGAGTATCATAGTTTCTAGCCTGGAGCTCTCGAATGGTTCTTGTATCATTAGACTATTGTGGATACTCGACTTCTATTGGTTCAACAGAAATGGGTGTGGTATGTTCCTCTTCAACTCGTTCTTCCCTTTGAGGTCGAGTATAGAAAGGATTTGTGAATAACCAAGAGTATGCTCAAAATTCGTCCTCTTCTTCTAAATTGAACTCACTACCTTGGTGTTGAGACCTAGGCATATACCTTTACACTAAACAAGATAGATTAGAACTACCACTTACTTTTAACAAGGAAGTACGAACAACAAAGCATAAATCACAAATCAAGTTCTAGTTACATTgttttccccggcaacggcgccaaaatttgatagtaAAAATACCGGTTGTCGTTATTACTAGAAttaactatcaaattaacaatttataaacctaAGTAGACTCTACTAACTACTAACAATAAAGTAGTAATATGGTAAGctagggtcgaacccaaaggatggACCTTTAACTaagacttgaattgtaaactatttaAGACACTAATGACAATTTAGGCTCAACAAATTaaactaatcacaaacaatggctATTAACAATGTTCAACTTATAGGAAACATAAATGGAAAAAGCATTTGGTTGGAAACAATCATGAAAATGAGTAAAAATGTAGACTTTCCTATTGAGAcaattcaacaaacaactagtgtGAAGGATTCAATATAAAGGAGAAACTTGGTGTAATATGGTTCAACATCTACTTCCTAAGCACAAAgattctctcttttgttctctcaaTAATTACTCAACAACTTTTGTAAGATGGGGATTACTTGCTCCTAAGTTAGAGTAGTTAATCCTACTTATATGGTCACCCAATTGAAAATCACAACAAGGCTTACACACAAGAGCATTAAGATCAATTCCAAACAAAAGAAGTCAAGATTAATCCTTTAGGAGGCTTAATCCAACTATCCCAAAGATCAACATACTAATTCACTTACAAAGATACAAACTTTAATCCAAATTCATAAAGATCTAAGCTTGCTACAAGGATTGCAATAGTAAGATGATTAACATGCAAAGTTAGCTACTCGTAACACAATAACATCCAACATAAACAAGAATTTCAAGGAAAATGCaataattattgaggaaagattaaaagagtcttacaaagCTTAGAAAAGTAGAGTCTACCCAATTACACCAAGCAAAAGGTCTAGCCTTCCATAACCATAGATGAATCTAAGGTTAATGGAAAGATTGACATCAAAATCAAACCAAAGATTACAACTTTCTCCAAAAATACCAAGTTCTTTCTTAACATACAAGTTTTTGATTATTCAATAATGAAGTGATGAACTAGGTCTTCAAACCATGAACTATATATATGGTTGCACTCCCCTCTAGGTTAAGCATGATTTGGGCTTCCACGAAATGGTTTAAGACAGATGATCAATGCTCAAAGGCTGAGGAGAACGCAGGCTGCGTCCTGGACTGATCTCCGCTCCAAAAATTGCTTCTTCTTTTCATGCTCCTTTCACCATTTAGCCTCCATGCTTGTTCACCAAGGGATGACAACTCCTATGCTAGCTCGTGTAGAAACCGTGTTCACTTGATTGCTTGCTTATGGGTGTGGTTAGAGGCACTTGCTCGGGATTCCGAACTCTCCTCTCAAAACCATGTTCCACACATGCATCAAAACACGTTAATCACAACAACTAATGGGACGGGAAGACTAGTTCATTATTCCGACAAAAAAACCCTTAAATGAAACCAAACTAGGCCTAAGAAGTCCTTATTGACTCGACACTTTTGACTCTATCAGTTAATATAAAATTTGTCATGAATATTCACATTTTGTTTTTTATAATAACAAATTCTTAAAGAGCGTGTCTGTAATTTGTACGGATTTAAAACTAGCTTGATTTAATGTTTCAACCCGTACTCAATAAGTTGCAAGTAGGCAACTCCAAGTAATTGGACGGTGAAAAAGCAGATACAATTTTTCACCTTCATAGTGGAAAATATGTCACTACCAAAGAGCAAATAAAACGGAAGCAGAGAAGAGAAAAGTTGCTACATCATGCCAGTAAACCACTGCGTAAGAGTGAAATCATCTCAACACTGTACAATCGACTCTTGGACCTGTGCTCGAAGGTTCCTCCAAGTCATACACCCAAGTGAAAATGTTAGGAACTCGAATATACTTGCTGAAAATCGTCTCAAGAACATAAGCTTAACACAACATATATTAGAGATGTTAATTTCACCCTCACCTGAACCCGCTAAATATTAAATCAAGGTGATTAAAATCAATGTACgaaaaaggcaaataaatgaCTGGGATAAATGAATTATTAAATGTTGTAGAAGACAAGTTagcaaaatgaaatgaaaatttCGCAGCCGACCAGTAGCTGAATCTGTTAATGGACCTGCAAAGtgcaaagggagaagaaaaaGGTCAATATTAATGACCTAAGTTAATAATGAAGTTGTAACTGGCTGACCTTGTCAAGGACAGTAAAACACCATTTACTTGATAGCGCAGCCAATAACATTCCATCTTTGTTGTTTTCATGACAATGACAATAGAGCACATTGTTATAACACAGCAAACTACACTTTTACTAGTGCTTTCTGACAAGTTAATCCTATGTACAACTATAAAGGAATGGTGTGCATATATTTTAGTCCAACTTGTACACCAACAACAATTATGTGCACTTGGAACCGCCCCACCCCCACCCCCACCCCCACCCCCACCCCCCCCTTACATATACTACCAGATAATATAATATAATCTGCCTGTTTCTTCATCTGCATAGACGATCTTTCATACCGGCATATTTTAGTAGCCATGGGAAACTGCTTGAGATTGCAAGCGAAGACAGTTAAAATCAAGAAAAGAGATGGTAGCATTTTGGAATACAAAGCATCAATTAAAGTCGAGCAAGTGTTGTCAGAATTCAAGGGTCATGCACTCTCAGATATGCTTCCAGTTCGCCAATATCTAAAGTCAGATATTCAACTTATGGCAGGTCGTTTTTACCATCTTGTGCCTGCACCTCCAACTCCATCTCCAAAGATTGGGAAAAAGGTTCATTTCTCAGAACCCGAGTCGACCCAAGTTGGAGAGACCCAGAATAGCAGTTTGAGAATAAAGGTTGTTATCAGCAGGCAAGAGCTGAAGGAGATATTAGAAAAAGGAGTTGTCTTGTTGAAGGACGTCGTTCCTGAGCTACAAACGGCTGGAACAGAGAAAGTCAAGACAACTGACAAGTGCTGTAGCAATGACATATGGACACCATCTCTGAAATGTATTCCTCAAGTAGAATTGTAGTATTGGTGACTTCTAATATGTAATTTTTATACAGAACTTAAGCTACACAGTTCTGCTTAGTATCCACTCAGCTTTTCAACGCAGACATCGCCATCAGACAGATGGAGGTATGTCTACTGAAAAAACAAATACTGTAAGACAATTATCATAACAGAAAAATCAACTCATGATAATATGTTACAGCAAATGATCCCATTTGCCTTTCTAATGGGAGTGTTGCATACATGCATGGATGTGTATAACCTGTTTTATTGCAAACATATGGAACACTAGGATCCAACACaacttaatactccctccatcccggtcatttgtttacctcgacttttggcacaaagaccaaaagAGACGAGGGAACCATCTGTGGTTATAGTTAATGAATGACAAGTGCACAATAGTGCCCCTGGATGTTCAAATTAGCCAAAAAAAACCTCCCTgatatagaaaggtaaacaaataaataagaTATCCTAAAATAGAATTGGTAAACAAATGAACGGGATGAAGGGAGTAATAGCCATGCAGTATTATTATTGTATAATTTGAGTGGTAGGGTATAAAACCGATCTTGGGACTCcaaccatcagcttaagcttAAGCTTTTTGGTTGGAGTCCCAAGATCGGTTTTATACTCTAGCAGTGAGACAAGAGTTCGGCACAAGTAAGAGGGAGGAATCCTAGACCTATCTTTCTCTAAATTGCCTTCTCGGAAAGAGTAATAAAACAAACACGTGGCATTACAGAGGCCAGATTAGGTCTGGTCTTCAGGTCCTCGGGCAGTGTCAAAATATCACACAGGTCGGAGTAGAACAAACTCATGCTATTTACACTTATGCCTTCATGATAAATTTGTTTTTCTAATAATAAACCCATCCATGAAGAAGAGAAGTATAGACAATAAACAGCTGAACTATAAGTATTATTTACTCTGTATATAAgttatacacacacacacacaagatACCGTAGACAATCTTTAACGTTGCCATTTCTGTATATTCAAAAGCCACGGATACAGTTCAGGATCTAACTTGTTTCCCTTTCACCTTTCAAGGCAGAGGTGAATTGTATTATACACACACAGGATACCGCAGGCAATCTTTGATGTTGCCATTTCTGTATATTCGACAAATATGGATATGGTTCAGGAACTAATTTGTCTCCTTTCAACTTCCAGAGCAACTTCATTACGCCGCGTAAATGGGAGTGTGAATGGGGGATTATACTGCAATAATTTAAGAGTATTGTAAGTTAGAGCGCCATTCTGAAGAAGACAACTAAGGAATGCAGATGCATACTGCTCAAATTTTCTCCTCTTCAaaattatatacggagtatttccTAAAGGTCACTCGTAGTAATGATATTGTTAGTTTGTTACCAATGCTGAAAAGAAAAGGGTAAGCTTCTAAAAGTTCTATCAAATTATGTCTCATAAATAAATACTGTCTTACCTGGAGAACTTCAACTTGTGCTCTAACTTTTACGTGATACTCCTTATCATTCTTCAGAGCATCTCGGAGCATCGACTCTCGCTGCTTAACTTCTTCATCAGTCACATAACCTAGCTTCCCGTAAAGAAGATATTTAAGATATACTGATAAGTAGAAGAAGCATGCAGGAGtaaaaaaaaatgcatgttttaatAACATTTTAAGAATTCATTATTCTGTCATTGCTCTCAGCACATGGTTCAACCCTAACTTCATTGGGAAGATCCGCCTCCGAATTAGGTCACATCAGTGACACCATTTTTGTGCTTTTAATATTTCTCTATGCTAACAATAAATTTCAAGCCAGTATGTAATTCATGCTACTCTTCACTCATCTGAACATATTTGTTATATATTTTGCAGCATGATCATAATCTGTGTCAATTAGCAGTCTGTAGAAAAAGACGTAGCTGTAGTATTTAGTATACAGCAACACAGGTTTACGACCTGCCAAAACCACTACAAGGAACCAATACATAAGGAAGCAAGGAAATCAATTGTCCGTTGTGAGTGCCCATAAGGAAGCAAGGAAATCAATTGTCCGTTGTGAGTGCCCATAAGAAAATTACCATTTATAAACTTTCTCAATCGAAGGTCAGTCCATACCTGAGAAGACAGCAACAGCAACAATTTTATTTGACACCTCTTTGATCCTTACAGCCGAATCCTTTGGTAGTGGCAATTTAGCTCCATACTTGGAAGGCATGACAAAGGACATCACCCACGCTTCTTGCCCACCAGCCTAAATTGGGAAGCTCCAATTTTTTAATAGAAAATAATTATATCAAACAAAATGGAGCAGTACACTAATAGTGCGTGGATAGAGTTTATGAAAGGAGTAGGGACGTAGGGTGGGGTGAAGGGGAAGGGGAATGACGCTTTGGTGTTATACCTTAAATCTATGGATATTGTTTCCCCCTTCCTTTATATCCCACCATACAAACAAAGGATTAGCTCTTAGCAAGAGAACATTGGCAAGTATCATAACATCACATCTGAATATattataaacaaaaaaaaaaaaaaaaaaaaaaaaaaaaaaaaaaaatgttggtaGTGAATATGAGGCAAATGTGAACTAAAGAACCAAAAGCCAAAAAGTAAGAGACTCAGACTACTAAAGGTAGATATTACGGAGTATAACGAATGCTTACCCTCCTTGTGATAACAGGGGTTGTCATTTCCATTTTCTCTCCACCAGACGTCGATTTACGAGTACTAACAGGTGTGGTCATCTCCATCTTCTCATTAGCTATATTCTGAATAGCGCAAATCAGGTTGCAGAATCAGCATGAGGCCGTGAGCACAGTACATTGAAAATCGGTCAGGCCATGTTAAAGACTGAGCATTATGTATACCCAAAATTTGAGGTTGACTAAGTGGAGAAAGGTAGCAGAATACCTTACCAAACAAGTACTCAGCTAGCATGTTGAAGGACTGGGAAGCTCCATAGAAATCGAATCCCTTACTCCCAGGCATGTTGACTTCCGCAACAAAATAAGGCTGTTTAATGGAGTATATATAATCCTAGTTAGAAGTGCACATTCAAAGAATACAATGTGTCCAGCATAATGAACCATTGGCTTCTTAGACTATGTAAAAGTTGGCCAGCCTTGTAATAAAAAAGAGCTtctaattactccctccgtcttagTTATTTGTTTTCCTAttccattttattattgtttacctTTCTACATACACATCCATTATGGTCCACTTGTCATCCACTAACCATCACCACAAATAGTCCCCTCCCCTTTCCTTGGTTTTTATACCAAaactaaaggtaaacaaatgaccgggaacAGAGGGAGTATTCATTTCCACAATTAAAGCATTCAATTTCAGAAATTCATCCATAAAAACTCGGAATACCTCAAGTTGCCGAATCTCATACTGAGGCATCCTACTCAACACCTTAAACTTGATTGTTTCAAGGTCCGGAACTAAAACAAAAACAAGAGTAATAAAATAGAGTTAAAATAGCAGAAATGAAAATGAATTTGTGAATACTCTGTACTACAAATATAAGCATCAGAATAAAGTTGTATACCGGACATAAAAGCTTGGTCAAGAGTAGAAGCCTCAAATTGTTTGGGAACGACATACTTGGTGGTTTCGGAATATAAATCAGTCAAAACTCGTGAAGAGAGAGACGCAGTCTGAGTTGCGATGGCCAAAAGTAGAGAGATTCGAGCTTCCCAAGCCGAATTACTTTTATTCCGCCGACCATCATTTGCCGCCATGGATTTAGTCACCAAATTTGGACGCTCATTGATGATCCTCCTGATGTTGTGAATTCCTactgcttgcattttattttacctTAACTGCAGAGGGAGGCAGACCAGGCAGTCGGATAACGAATGTGGGGGAGTTGATGAATAGAGCTTTTAAAAATTCAGAGAGTCAATTATCTAGTTGGCTACTCCCACCAACATTCCACTTTTTTCTAGGCTCTCATATTCTATATTTTGTTGagggctgatttatatcgacgacgtttttcataaaaaagacgataACTGCCCTTTCACTCATCCAACACTTTCTCTCTCAAAAAAATTTCCTCTCAActtcaactaaattaaaaaaaaaaaaaaaacaacaacaacaacaattaacaacacgACGGATCTCGAATCACCGGTActtaaacaacttaatcgcttcattatttggttaatttttttttttgcgcacCGTTAAATCCATTCGATAATTGATTTATGTCACGTATTGATTAGTAATAACAAACATTGCAATTTTTCTGCGTAAATCTGAAATTTGTACCCCCAAGTTGAACCATGGACCAAACTTTGAGATCTAACGTTCAGCCATGGACCAAACGTTGAAAACCAACGCGTTGTCGTGGTCCAAACGTGAAACCAACGTTGGccgtggtccaaacgttggaatcccacgtttggccacgagagaatttttttttttttgaactttttcaaaaaaaaaaaaaaaaaaaaaaaaaaaaaaaaaaaaaaaaatctccgtAAACGTGGGATTCTAACGTTTGACCACTACGCCAACGTTGGTTTCCCACGTTTGGACCACGACCAACATTGGTTTCCCacgtttggaccatggcaaaCGTTGGTTTTCAACGTTTGGTTCATGGTCGATtgttgaatctcaacatttaGTCCATGAGctagttcattttttttttaaaaaccgtgtttaatacgtttatttgccgattttttaaatttatttaagtTTTCTAGTCGATGTGCGTTAATTTCTAACATCTTTTAATTGGTTTAATGCGACGAGAGATCGAAATGTAGTTGGTTTTTAGtagaatttgagagaaaattgtttagagagagaaaatagtgtaattatgcaaagggcattatcgtcttttgaaatgaaaacgtcgacgatatttactaaaacgtcgatGATATTTACAAATCGGGATTTTTTTTgagttatttaatgagaatactctAACCTATGTGGGTGCTGCTCAAAATACTCTGAACTTAATTTTAACCGTCAATAAAACCAACTATTACACCCATTCTCTTATATTAGAATAGGTCGACCGACTACCTGCTAAGCCAGTAAAAGGTTTTAACCCCACTTTTTCTTTTCTAATGCCATCTACCTACATCAACGTCATTACACTGCTCTTTCTCTCTTCTCCAACACGCCCCATTGATCTTCTCCAAATCGCATACAATCATCTGGATTAAGGCGCCCATATTTTTCACAGAAGTTTCTCCCATTGGCAGTGATGCTAAGGagagaaaatttttaaaaaaaaagtatgaAAGATTTTTAACTGATGTATAAAGATGAGAGTCCTGATTTAACCTAAAATGTTGAATAGTTGCGAGAAGAAAAGGTTCAAGGAtggaaaaagaggaaaagatggagggtgaaaaagaagaaaatacaTCACTTGTGAAAACAATTGTTCCAATTTAGATTATTTAATCAGACGGAAGGTAAGCTCATGAATATGGAAATAAAAGTTCTTTGGAAATTTAATTTACCTTTAATAATTACTGCTTGTGGGCTGTGATTGTTAAATGTAGTTTTCTCACCATATAGAATATTCCCAACATTAATTAGTCTGTGTACATTTTtcagaagaagaaaagaggaaaaaaaaaataaaagttagGAGAAAGAACCGTGGAAatggaagagagagaaaaaaCTTTAGAAAAAAAAGTTACAAGAAAGCTTAAATGGACAAAGGAGGAAGATGAAGAGTGATTAAAGGATTAAGGCGGGCCCACGTTACAAATTACCTGCTATAACAAGTTGAAAAAACACTTATTCTGTTCAAAGAGAAGGGTTGTAAAAGTTGGTTTTATTGGTAGTTAAGACCgagtttggagtattttgagcAGCACCCTCATAGTTTAGAGTATTCTCATTATTTTTTCCCTATTTTCTAAAATGAATTATTCAGATTTTATTACCTTCTTTATTTTAAAAAcgtttactcttattttattaatcGCTCTCTCTCATCAACAAACCTCACCTAACTCTTTTACTTCTACTTTATTCTTTCCCTTAATGTTTGTGGCCCACAATttcttatttaactcctaattattcattcatctctcctatcaccaaacttcacccaactcttttattcttattttattattCTCCTTAATACCCGTGCCCACAAACAATGGGAAGAAATATGAAAttagagggagtatttttttaaCAATAAGTCTTGTTTGTGGCGGATATATGCGTCACAAGGTTGCGACGGGTCGAATAGTAGCATTTAAATGTACAACGGTTAGGGATTTGACTGGGCATTGGTACTGTGGAGTGATTAATGACAGATGAGACCTTTTGTTATTAAAAAACGCAATTGAATCACACTTTTAACCTAATCCCCCTCCCCCTTACTAGTAGAGATCACCTGTCCCACTTTTATGTCACATCTTGTGTCCCATCCTTAAGATCTTGACACATCACGCTTGAAATAATAAAATGGTACAATATTATATATCAAAGTGCTAATGTGTCACTAGGAGAGGTAATGGGACACAAGATGAGAAATGAAATGGGACAGAGGATTTGCTCTGCccccttactactaagagaataaaaaattttagttttccctccaaaagacAACTAGCTAAACAAGATAATAAGTAAAACTTTCATTCATTACATTTTTATCTTTTcaattaatatattcttataatcaAACTCTATTCTCTTAATTAAATTCGCAATTATGATTtttatcattaaaataaaataaagttggTATTAAACTATAAACTCTAAGTTACTAAATTTTTTAAtgatgcaataattattactgtagagaataacttgacacatacTTATTTTTAGCTTCATGACAATAAACCAAATTCATTACAAAAAATACACAATTTAACTTAATTCTCTTgaattagttttccatttcaattttttatgtatcatatcaaaatacaatgaagtgaaatattaaatattaataaggtgcaaatttataaaatataaataatacactaaaaaaagtaaaaaaaaaaactctatatACTGCGCATTGcatgcgcgggatctatactagttatcTAAACAATACCGTCACTTTTTCATCTTccctccttctctctaaaaatttctccttctctccttctctctttTTTCAAAATCATCATTCAAATCGACCAAATTCGAAAACATTATAAGAAAATAGTGGGAAAATGTCAACGAAACAAGTTGCAAGACGGCAACTGGTTAAGAAAAATATAAGAGCAATAAAGCCAGTAGATGATGTCGGGAATGGAGgaggtaatctcattttcatagatCTTATTTTCGGTTTATTTGTTTATGATTTTGTTTGTGGTTTATTAATGGTCACATGCAAGTGATCCATGTCGACATATAATAGATCAGTTGTTGTTTTTTAGTCTCTTTGTATATGCTTTTGTTTATGGTTTAATAATGGATACATGCAACTGATAATGGTTGTTTTTTCgattttattgtttatgtttTTTATTTTTGGTTTAATAATTGTATATTTAATCGTTTATTTTTTGGGTATTTCAACACAAGATGATTTCTGaccatttaattaatttttgttggtttcagtATAATGGTACATGCAACTGATAATGGTCTTCTTTtcgattttattgtttatttttctGATTCTTGGTTTAATAATTGTATATTTATTGTTGAATAATTGAAATGGTCACAAGGTTTGTTAAAATATGTACGACTTATGTATTAGGCAAATGTGTTATTTGTCCCGAGTTTAGGATTCAAAGTTGTCTAAATAAAATGGTCACAAATTGAGTTAAATTGGGTGTATGTTTCTTACCCTAACATGTTATCAGTTGAGTTAAGAACCGGTTAACTAATTGGGGCAAGTGTTATTCATAAGCACTCTAgagttaattgttttattgttGTAATGGTCATAAACTGACTTAAAATGGTACCAGTTAATatgtggtgagttttgttgaAAATGTAGGTAAGTAACATCATTCGTTAAAATAAGTACTTGTTATGTATTTGGGCGTGTGTTATTTGTAATCATTTTAAATTTCATTGTTTTATAGTTGTAATGGTCACAAACTGAAAATGGTACCAGTTTCTGAATGTTTCATAACTCAATATGTGGTGAATTTTGTTAAAAATGTAGATAAGTTACATTGTTCGTTAAAATATCATTGTTGTATAGTTGAAATGGTCCCAAACTGAATTTTACCAGTTACAGTTTATGTATGTTTCATAACTTAAACTGCTGTATTTTGATGTTGTTAAATTGATGTATTCTTTTTTTGTGTTGTTAAATATTGAGCAAGTTGTGACAAATGAGCCGATTGAGCAATCAAAGGCTCAAGGAAAGAAGAAAGTTGTGGCggaaaaaggaaaggaaaaggaaaagtaaATGTTGTGGCTCAAGAGAAAGATGTTGATGTGGCTGAAGAGGAGGTCGTTGGCATAGCCTATGTCTGCTTCCTGGGGACAGAAGACAATGTTACCATATCGAGCTCAGATGTTTATAACTccatatttaatttaaatgattacTTAAGTTCTTCATTTGGTGACATATTAAAAATTTAACACAACAGTTCATCAGTATAATATGTCATCATATTTTGGATTATTGTTGACATTAGAATAATCTAATAACATAGGTTAAGTGGTGACATATTGAACAATTAACTCAATATGTTAAAATTTAACTCAACAATTCATCGGTATAAAATATCATCATATTTTAGATTATTGTTGACATTAGAATAATCTAATAACATAGGTTAAGTGGTGACATATTGAACTATTAAATCAACATGTTAAAGTTTAACTCAACAATTCATCACTATAATATGTCATCATATTTTCAGATCATACCAAATAGAACACATTTGTTCCAAATACATAAAATTTAGCAAATAGACAGTTGAGTTTAATTGTTTGTCATATTTTGTTGTTGTCTGATAAAATGAAGAAAACTAGAAACATTCTTAGGATATAcgacaacatattcatatatcgGTACGTGTGTACCGTTGGTTGTACTTGGGATCCTCAGTGGCAGGTTTAGGTTCAGCTTTGGACTCATTTGGAAAGGAAATAATTGAATATACATTTTTTTACCACGTCAAGAGAGCGATGTTACCATAATACAACTGGAAGAAATGGTCGCAAACACTTGATATTTGGGTACATTTTATAGTACTCCACAATTTTACTAAACAGTTCAACATGATTGAtgtgtgtcatttatatgatgttttacacctcattttgcacgcatttcagagctcatttgtgtagtttatgctactatttgccccatttcgtctactttcgtatttttatgtaatattgcagatttatgcggaaatgagtagatattgatctaaatccgtccctgagtaccttgcattgcatttgacatgaagtagagactcgagagatgaacttggtgcgcgtttcgaagcttaaaagacaactttatgaagaattaaaagcggattatcagctactctagtcgatcgactagacactatggtcgatcgaccgaagcccGACTTACAGGAACTCCTGTTCAGcttacctcagtcgatcgaccggtcaccgtggtcgatcgaccaagtcgcTACTCTGACGCAAACAAgaagatcgagaataaggaagcccaatgtgtattaggttttgcgaataatgttacgttatattcctatataacgtaacctgacattaagcttTATTCATCGAGTTTCTATTcagttttcattcagttttacttaggttttagaatatcaaataattagggttcgagattattgttcttccattaataAAGTTCCTTTCGCTTTCGGTTATGGATCTCTCTCTGCAAATccttttcggtattcttctgttcagtttcgttatttatttcattcatagtataggaattgctagaatGGTCTCCCGAAAGCCAAATTTATcgtttattgttaattgtttaattcgtcgttttaatcatgaattcttctaccttattagtcaattttattgttgttcttatcgtagccatgagtagctaaataccccgtgctaggatataggggatctgtaggattaggcggcagtagaatagtacgacctgagtcgcgccacggt
It includes:
- the LOC141590371 gene encoding uncharacterized protein LOC141590371; protein product: MGNCLRLQAKTVKIKKRDGSILEYKASIKVEQVLSEFKGHALSDMLPVRQYLKSDIQLMAGRFYHLVPAPPTPSPKIGKKVHFSEPESTQVGETQNSSLRIKVVISRQELKEILEKGVVLLKDVVPELQTAGTEKVKTTDKCCSNDIWTPSLKCIPQVEL
- the LOC141592373 gene encoding heme-binding-like protein At3g10130, chloroplastic, translated to MQAVGIHNIRRIINERPNLVTKSMAANDGRRNKSNSAWEARISLLLAIATQTASLSSRVLTDLYSETTKYVVPKQFEASTLDQAFMSVPDLETIKFKVLSRMPQYEIRQLEPYFVAEVNMPGSKGFDFYGASQSFNMLAEYLFGKNIANEKMEMTTPVSTRKSTSGGEKMEMTTPVITRRAGGQEAWVMSFVMPSKYGAKLPLPKDSAVRIKEVSNKIVAVAVFSGYVTDEEVKQRESMLRDALKNDKEYHVKVRAQVEVLQYNPPFTLPFTRRNEVALEVERRQISS